From Pseudomonas sp. B21-028, one genomic window encodes:
- a CDS encoding LysR substrate-binding domain-containing protein, translated as MTFPPLHNFKVFESVARLGSLAAAAVELHVTVGAVSQQVKALQASLGIELFEKRGRQLVLTANGRLLQKHVANAIGEISSAVTAMQSGSDAEQDVVEITLSIPPAEGVEWLTTPLLHFMEASDSVRVNVITAPGMPQVDWRRADVAVIYGSPPWPGVWWRLMHGIRMTPVCSPQYLRGPKAIREVTDLARHRLLHEDTGSQWQQWLADAGCSLICKEDIYFEDFGMVLQAARDGFGVALSDELVSARDLDEGRLVRPLPSTVPALHNYYVACRESARERPEIRAFINWLLATAGQPDQ; from the coding sequence ATGACGTTTCCACCCTTGCACAATTTCAAAGTGTTCGAGAGCGTAGCCCGCTTGGGCAGCCTGGCGGCCGCTGCAGTTGAGTTACATGTGACAGTCGGCGCTGTGAGTCAGCAAGTCAAAGCGTTACAGGCCAGCCTGGGTATAGAACTGTTCGAGAAGCGCGGCCGGCAACTGGTGCTCACCGCCAATGGTCGGCTGCTGCAAAAGCATGTGGCGAACGCAATAGGCGAGATCAGCAGTGCGGTAACCGCAATGCAGTCCGGTTCTGATGCCGAACAGGACGTTGTTGAAATCACCCTGTCCATTCCGCCTGCCGAGGGCGTGGAGTGGCTGACTACGCCGTTGCTGCACTTCATGGAGGCATCGGACTCGGTGCGGGTGAACGTGATCACCGCACCGGGGATGCCGCAAGTAGACTGGCGTCGCGCCGATGTGGCGGTAATTTACGGTTCGCCGCCATGGCCAGGCGTCTGGTGGCGCTTGATGCACGGTATTCGCATGACTCCCGTGTGCAGCCCGCAATATTTGCGAGGGCCGAAAGCCATTCGCGAAGTAACGGATCTGGCTCGACACCGCCTGCTCCACGAAGACACTGGCAGCCAGTGGCAGCAATGGCTGGCCGATGCAGGCTGCAGCCTTATCTGCAAGGAGGACATCTATTTTGAAGATTTTGGCATGGTCTTGCAGGCCGCGCGCGATGGTTTCGGCGTGGCGCTGAGCGATGAACTCGTGTCTGCCCGCGATCTCGACGAAGGACGTTTGGTGCGTCCGCTGCCGAGCACGGTGCCCGCGCTGCACAATTACTATGTTGCCTGTCGTGAAAGCGCGCGTGAACGCCCGGAAATCCGGGCGTTCATCAACTGGTTACTCGCTACGGCCGGTCAGCCCGATCAGTAA
- a CDS encoding methyl-accepting chemotaxis protein codes for MTSITESADRTLQQQSSEIEQAATAVNEMSAAVEEVARNATSTSQAAQQSSLSADLGNERVIETLAAMRNLTSLVEGSSAQVLTLAGQAQDISKVLSVIRGIAEQTNLLALNAAIEAARAGEQGRGFAVVADEVRALAHRTQTSTQEIELMIAAIQAGSSATVESMHKSTQEVHSTRKTAEDAGQSLQQITHAVLEINERNLQIATASEQQAHVARDVDRSLVSIRDLAVQSSEGTRQTLIASNELSQLAVNLNNLVLRFKT; via the coding sequence ATGACGTCCATCACTGAAAGCGCTGACCGGACATTGCAGCAACAAAGCAGCGAAATCGAGCAAGCCGCTACTGCAGTCAACGAGATGAGTGCGGCCGTTGAAGAAGTGGCTCGCAATGCTACGTCAACCTCCCAGGCAGCCCAACAGTCGAGCCTGTCGGCAGACCTGGGCAATGAACGTGTCATTGAAACCCTGGCGGCCATGCGCAATCTGACGAGCCTGGTGGAAGGTTCATCCGCACAAGTTCTGACGTTGGCCGGCCAAGCCCAAGACATCAGCAAAGTGTTGAGCGTCATCAGGGGCATTGCCGAGCAGACCAATCTTCTGGCATTGAATGCCGCCATCGAAGCGGCGCGAGCAGGCGAGCAAGGTCGAGGCTTTGCAGTGGTTGCCGACGAAGTGCGCGCCTTGGCACATCGTACGCAAACGTCCACCCAGGAAATCGAGCTGATGATCGCAGCGATACAGGCTGGTTCTTCTGCCACGGTGGAGTCGATGCACAAAAGCACCCAGGAAGTGCATAGCACCAGGAAAACTGCAGAAGACGCCGGGCAATCCTTGCAACAGATCACCCATGCCGTACTGGAGATAAACGAACGCAACCTGCAAATCGCAACGGCGTCCGAGCAACAGGCGCATGTAGCACGTGATGTGGATCGAAGCCTGGTCAGCATTCGCGATCTGGCGGTGCAAAGCAGCGAAGGAACCCGTCAAACGCTCATTGCCAGCAACGAACTGTCGCAACTCGCGGTAAACCTGAACAATCTGGTACTGCGGTTCAAGACGTGA
- a CDS encoding AzlC family ABC transporter permease, which yields MRSTLSPYQAFWKGAMAVIPLSLACAPWGLLVGSLAIDAQMTPLESQGFSAIVFAGAAQLVAIGMIKTGASLSSILVTTLLLTSQHLLYGLHMRATLSSLSSRWRIGLGFLLTDEFFALNSQYDQKTFSRWFALGVGLSFYLAWNVFTLAGILLGKSIPNLESLGLEFSIAATFIALVTPVVKSVPTIICVFVSLACSVLLSYLRWESALVVSGLAGMAAGFVCKRLMEGRS from the coding sequence ATGCGTTCCACCCTTTCGCCTTATCAAGCCTTCTGGAAAGGCGCGATGGCTGTGATTCCACTGTCCCTGGCCTGCGCTCCCTGGGGCTTGCTGGTTGGTTCATTGGCGATCGATGCCCAGATGACGCCTCTCGAAAGCCAAGGCTTCTCGGCCATTGTTTTTGCCGGTGCCGCCCAACTCGTCGCCATTGGCATGATCAAGACAGGGGCCAGCCTGTCCTCGATTCTTGTGACGACCCTGCTCCTGACGTCGCAGCACCTGCTTTACGGTTTGCACATGCGCGCTACCCTTTCCTCGCTTTCTTCACGATGGAGAATAGGCCTCGGCTTTCTTTTGACCGACGAGTTTTTCGCGCTGAACAGCCAGTACGATCAAAAGACCTTCAGCCGCTGGTTTGCCCTGGGTGTCGGCCTCAGCTTTTACCTGGCGTGGAATGTGTTCACCCTGGCAGGGATCCTGTTGGGCAAGAGCATTCCTAACCTTGAGTCGCTCGGGTTGGAGTTTTCCATCGCTGCGACCTTCATCGCGTTGGTCACCCCTGTGGTGAAATCGGTCCCGACGATCATTTGTGTGTTCGTATCCCTCGCCTGCTCGGTGCTGCTCAGTTACTTGCGTTGGGAGTCTGCGCTGGTGGTGTCGGGGCTGGCTGGCATGGCTGCGGGTTTCGTCTGCAAGCGGCTCATGGAGGGACGCTCATGA